A region of the Vigna unguiculata cultivar IT97K-499-35 chromosome 9, ASM411807v1, whole genome shotgun sequence genome:
AATAATGCAAGACaacttgaattttgtttttgtagtggtaaacaaaaaacataaagtgTTGAATATGAAAACTTAATGGAATAAAAAAACGCATAAATACAAGCACAGCACAAAAAAAATCCTAACTCTAAGAATTTGACAATGATCTAATAGCAAATATGACTCTAttctaaaaacatataaaaggtTATACTATTTTTGGATTTCAAAgataaaaacagaaaattaaaagaatcatGATAAGGATAAGAACTAACATGACTTTTAAACACAATTTattgatttcaaaattaaaaatacttacatATAACTTAAATCaactaaacaaaataagaaagaCTCGATTAAAAAACACGTGAAAACATAAGAATCCTACTCGTTCAAAATGATTTaagaaaagatataaataagATTGAATCACagtttgaaaataatatgtaataaagtaaacaaataacaaatcaagataagtaaataattaaagcATTACAACAAGGGATACTTAGGAAGAACGAATAAACCCACTTAACTCTTGAAGACTTATGTtatagataccaaatgatggaTGAACTTGAAGGAAAAGGTGAATTACATCAATTAGAATGAATAAAGATCATGTAAGCTTAAAGATGAATGGAGGATCTTAGAAATGTACGGTGGGTTGGAGCTTTGAGAAAAAATTTAGGTAGCATATTTCACAAAGAAGGGGCCTTGTCAAAAGCTCTAAAGAGGAACAGAACTCACAACACATGTATAGAAGGAACTTAACTCACGACATGTGTATTTTACGTAATACGTCCCCTTAAATTTATGGTTGGATTAATAACAACCATAAGTTTGCATGtgaaagtttgaaaaatatatcCATAGAGAGGTTATGTTAGAACATCTGCAACATGGAGAGtgattaatacataaataagaCTATAAGATGCTTCTACTCAACGTGATCgcaatgaaaatataaatttagttcaAAATGTTTGGATTTGATATGCATAACTGAATTTGCTACCAGTAAAGTTGCTCCAAGATTATCAAAGAAATCTTTGAGTATGGATACACAAACAAGTAATTCGATGAGAAGAGGTTTGAGCCAAGCAATTTTGGTGAAAACAATTGCAATGATTTTATACTCAACTTTTGTACTGTTTCGTGAGACTACCTTCTACTTATGTGACACCCATGAGATGAGTTAGAGTCGAGGAAGATACATTAGCCCATAGCTGATTTGCGATCATCCAGGATACACAAATTTGAAGCAAGTTGAAGAAGTGAGCCATGATGAGTTGTACCAACAATGTAGCGAAGGATTCGCTTAACAACTTTTCAATGATGCTCCTTGGGTTGATGCATGTATTGACATAGATCTTATAATAAACGTAAGTTTGATTTTAGAACAACCATATGCTTATTTCTTGGATATTCCTTGCAACATAATGGAATATATTTGCTTATCTCAAGAAATAATATTGTATATCTTTATGCATATTTCCTTTAATGAAAATATGTTCTCTTACTCATTAATGTGTAATCCATTTCATACACCTCACTTTGATACCATTTAAGATTAaagaagagaaaggaaaaacataaacaaacgagaaagaaagaaaagagacatgtatataatattattatatccCCTAGGAGGATAAAGATATTAAGTATGTATGTATACGAAGAGATCCCACTACATGTATATAAAAGGAACTAAACTCACGAAAAGTGTATATTACATAATAAGTTAACTTGTCATATCTTTGACTTGTTATTAtgttttaagattaaatatgtttttagatcttaaatttttatgtataattggAATTCATCCCTATTACAAAATTTGATATATCGTGGTCCATGaactttgaaaatgaaaaggaatAGATGTCCTTTTAGCGCAACAACATTATTTTTTGGTTGGACTTGTTAAATGGTATTCCAGATTGACATTTGAGCTAGAGCATGTCAACCAATggaaacaactcaaatgttaacGTTGAAACATGTTTGAcgtataaaaaaactttaatgcaattgagttaaaaaaattatatttatttattcttaaaatttagagactaaaacaTGTCATAGTTTGAGATAAcgataaattctaattttgcatCTAAATTTTtggactataaatatatttaatcctatattttattatcaatgactttttgtaattatttttagttttatatttaatatatatatatatatatatatatatatatatatatatatatataataaacgaGTTAAATACATGTCCTTCTAATTATATTCCTTAATTagaatcataattttaatttcttgacGTATAACAACATTTATTGTTGAGGAACAAATCTTTatcatttcaaattttcaattataaaaatctCAAATAACATGCGTATTTCAACTTACGAACACCTAAAAAGGTCATcttaaaccaaaatttttaaacttaatggGCAGGGAAACAattgaagtaaagaaaagatcatgtagttaaactaaaaattttagcTTCTtggttattaaatttgaaaaagagtATCATTATTGAgcatataaacaaaattcacCACAGTGAAGATGTAAAACTTGTTTAGTAATAattatggaaaagaaaatttaatttcagttaaaaacaactcacatttttttttttttcattttcatcaccATTCTCTGCTTTTCATTCTAAGATTTGTTGATTGTATACAATTGTTTTCCTTCTCCAATTGTTCAAGAAATTCTCCACTTACGCAACTCTGTTATGTAGAGTTCCCCTGAACCTAatcacaaaacaaataaattgcaACAAAGATAGAAACAAAATTTGAGCTTCACAATCATTCTTCTTCTCTATATCAAACCCAATCTCGTTTGTCTTTTCCAATgtttgaaaaacagaaaaaaaaaatacacaaacaaattatttaggGCTAATCATGCAAAATTTTCTttgattgatattttttttttatatttaatttattggcTTTACAGTGGAGAATCTTGAAGTCCAAGTTGAGTGAAGTGAGGACTTTGAAGGGCCTGCTGGAGTAGGTCATGATCATTCCACAAATCTCTGTAAGTCTCCAAGTTCACATCAGCATTAATTATGGCTGATATACATAGTTCTTTCCTCCATTCTTCTGTATGTGGGAACCCCACATTGTCCCCATATTTGTCACAGTACTgcaatacaacaaaaaaaactacTCAAATCCATGCTCTCCAACGTTTAAACTAAAGTGAATAATTTTGAATATGTTTACCTCAAAGTTTGCAATTTCATGAGTACAGTGTTTGGGAATGCCTGCAGCTTCTCTTGAATGGTAAAACTCTTTGATGGATTTCATCATATCCTCCCATGATGGCAACACTTTTTTCCCCGAAAGCAGTTGAGCTATCCATATTGCTTGAGACTCAAAGAAAGGGAATCCTATGATCTGTAaccacacaaacacacacacaaaaacatGCACTCTCCTCAAACAAACAACTCTTACAATGTTACATTAGAAACCACAAATTAATTTGTGTGTGAGAAAAACATGAGACCTTAAAACCATATTCAAATCACTGATTTTGGGGTACCAGTTTACCTTTCTAGGGATGCCTATAAAAGAAAGGGATGGAGCAAGTGATGGGGGAAAAGTGTGCTCATACAATGGCCCCACTCTGTCATCATCCACAACCACCATTCCTTTGGTGTCAAGAAAGGGAAATGCATAGGAGTACCTACACATAACCAACTTAATTTCAAAACCATCATCAATCATTACAAAACACaactaattaaatcaaaacaGGTACATGGAGACATGTTTGGACATTGGCCCACTGTGAAATCTCCAAacctaaaatcataattgttCAATCATGCTACCTTTTGGAACTTAACTTGCTGaaatcaaacttatattaaGATTAGTTTTGCTCTTTCATTAGATGTACACTATTCATTGTATACAGTAGAAGTTACCCTGTGCAGTACAAAATAGAGTCTGCAAGAATGGAAGAACCATCCACAAAGATCACCCGTCCATCTTCTTGAAGGTTCTCTATCTGATAAAAAATACTAGTTAAGATTTTGGATCGAGAATAATGTTATGATAGAATAAAACTTAACAAGAGGTTGAAGTAATAGTACCTgaggatgaagatggaaatttGCATGTTTGCATATGACTTTAGATAAACCTTCAGAGATGTTAAGAGATCTGGAACTCATGTGGACTTCCTTTGCTACTTCCACAAGCTCTATTGATATGTCTTGTCCACTCAAGGAATTTCCAACCACAACCACAATCTGTTACATGAAAAATTGCCTCTGTTAGTTTAAGACTGATAAAATATGACAGTTCAAAACATTCATCACTTCTAAGCTAATGCACATGTGTGTCTGTTTCAGTTCATGCTCTGATCAAATcattgaaaagaaattaaagagaTTGCATTAGGCACATACCTCATTATTGAATGGTTCTGGAGTCCTGTATATGTGACTATGCATCTGTTTCCTTTTCCATGTATCCATTCCTGATCATCAGAAACacataaacaaagaaaaactaTGCTTGAGCTTAGCATGTACAAAGTATCTAAACATAATCACTGTCCTTAAAGATTTATCTGCGCAGATCTTTCAAGACACAACAGAAAAGTATTCAGAATCTAACAAGATAAACCAAACTACCCAAATAAGATAATAGAAGAAGAAGCACATGATCATAATCTTTGGCATGAAAGAAATGAATGAGTAGATAGAAAATAGATTACTGTGACTTTCACTAACCTTGAATTGAGGGCAATCTTGGTTGAGAGTAATGACCTGTGGCCACAACAACTGCATCAAACACCTCTTCCACCACCTTCTCAGTGTTGATATCCATGCTTCTAACAATCCATTTCAAATCACCACCACAGACACCATAATCCAACATTCCCACATGATCCACCCTGGTGTTGAACCTTATGAGGTCTCTCAAGGAAAAGTAGTGACAGAAGTCCCTTAAGTAGAGAAGAAGCTCTGTGTGGCTAGGGAACCTTCTCATGTCTCTACCCTTCTTGACCAAAAATGGAAAATCAGAGAACCCCATGATCTCACGTGGAGAAGTAAGTCTCAAGGATTCATAGATACTGCTATGCACCTTTAGAAAAGGCTTTCTCCCTAAAGGGTCCTCTTCTTCCACATTAGGCTCATAAAGCCACTGTCCTCCAACATCATGATTCTGCTCCAACACAACCACCTTGTGACCCTCTTTTCTCAACTCTCTGGCTGCCACCAGCCCCGATGGTCCTGCTCCAATCACACACACGTTCTTGGATTGGCTTTGCACTGTCTCAGAAACCATGGTAAAATGAATGAAGTGTGGCAGAAAGGTGAGAGAGAGGTTGAAGGAATGGAATAGAATTGAATATGTGAGGATTCAAAAGCAATGTGGGGAAAAGTGTTGGTGCTAATGGGGGCCTTTTATAGTTGAATATGTTTCACGTACCCAAAGGGATACCATAATTTGAGGGATAGCGATGGTTTGCTGGCTGGGAGACACACGTGATGATGCAAAATCAGTGTTTTCAAATCTCTCTATACTTTTCAACTTTGGACTTCAATAGTACCACATCGACTCTTCTACCTTTACGTTCAATACT
Encoded here:
- the LOC114162432 gene encoding flavin-containing monooxygenase FMO GS-OX-like 9 encodes the protein MVSETVQSQSKNVCVIGAGPSGLVAARELRKEGHKVVVLEQNHDVGGQWLYEPNVEEEDPLGRKPFLKVHSSIYESLRLTSPREIMGFSDFPFLVKKGRDMRRFPSHTELLLYLRDFCHYFSLRDLIRFNTRVDHVGMLDYGVCGGDLKWIVRSMDINTEKVVEEVFDAVVVATGHYSQPRLPSIQGMDTWKRKQMHSHIYRTPEPFNNEIVVVVGNSLSGQDISIELVEVAKEVHMSSRSLNISEGLSKVICKHANFHLHPQIENLQEDGRVIFVDGSSILADSILYCTGYSYAFPFLDTKGMVVVDDDRVGPLYEHTFPPSLAPSLSFIGIPRKIIGFPFFESQAIWIAQLLSGKKVLPSWEDMMKSIKEFYHSREAAGIPKHCTHEIANFEYCDKYGDNVGFPHTEEWRKELCISAIINADVNLETYRDLWNDHDLLQQALQSPHFTQLGLQDSPL